One segment of Thermosynechococcus sp. HN-54 DNA contains the following:
- a CDS encoding 5'-nucleotidase, with product MGYPIEKKLVIAVASSALFDLGEADDVFRNEGTEKYRQFQRERKYDVLPKGVAFPFIRRFLNLNRAYPEQEPVEVVLLSRNDPDTGQRVFYSIQHYGLNITRAAFLGGKSPHPYIPAFNVSLFLSANATDVQQAIAAGYPAGMVIRSPITDHEDDAELRIAFDFDGVLADDEAEAVFRQGDLEQFQAHELQKADIPHNPGPLSDLFRKLAAFQQLEMAKEQQDASYRRLLRIAIVTARNILASERVVTTLNSWGVMPDETFFLGGMEKVRILKQLKPHIFFDDQLTHLESAAGSIPSVHVPFGVRNYGQT from the coding sequence ATGGGATACCCAATTGAGAAGAAATTAGTGATTGCGGTGGCCTCTAGTGCGCTATTTGACTTGGGGGAGGCGGATGATGTCTTTCGCAATGAGGGTACCGAAAAGTACCGCCAGTTTCAGCGGGAAAGGAAATACGATGTCTTGCCTAAGGGGGTGGCGTTTCCCTTTATTCGCCGCTTTTTAAATCTCAATCGTGCCTATCCCGAACAGGAGCCGGTGGAGGTGGTGCTGCTCTCTAGAAACGATCCGGATACCGGTCAGCGGGTCTTCTATTCAATCCAACACTACGGCCTCAATATCACCCGTGCGGCGTTTTTAGGGGGGAAATCTCCCCATCCCTACATTCCGGCCTTTAATGTCTCCCTGTTTCTCTCTGCGAATGCAACAGATGTACAGCAGGCGATCGCCGCCGGCTATCCAGCGGGCATGGTGATTCGCTCGCCGATTACGGATCATGAAGACGATGCCGAGTTGCGGATTGCCTTTGACTTTGATGGGGTGCTGGCGGATGATGAAGCCGAAGCGGTCTTTCGTCAAGGGGATTTAGAACAATTTCAAGCCCACGAGTTGCAAAAGGCCGACATTCCCCACAATCCAGGTCCCTTGAGCGATCTCTTTAGAAAACTAGCGGCCTTTCAACAGTTGGAGATGGCCAAGGAGCAGCAGGATGCCAGCTATCGGCGGTTATTACGGATTGCGATTGTTACGGCACGCAACATCCTTGCCAGTGAACGGGTGGTGACTACCCTCAATAGTTGGGGCGTAATGCCCGATGAAACCTTTTTCCTCGGTGGCATGGAGAAAGTGCGCATTCTCAAGCAACTCAAACCGCACATCTTCTTTGATGATCAATTGACCCACCTTGAGTCGGCAGCGGGTTCGATTCCCTCAGTGCATGTGCCCTTTGGTGTGCGCAATTATGGGCAGACCTGA
- the rpiA gene encoding ribose-5-phosphate isomerase RpiA — translation MSDDAVKQMKQAVAKAAADRVQSGMIVGLGTGSTTAFVIQFLGDRLRNGELSNIAGVPTSFQASVLAKKYGIPLVTLDDVEKLDIAIDGADEVDPAKNLIKGGGAAHTREKIVDSLADQFLVVVDSSKLVQKLGATFPVPVEVLPFAVAPVTRALKALGGQPELRMGIKKDGPVVTDQGNLVLDVKFDDIANPAELEKTINNIPGVVENGLFVNVADVILIGEIVDGQPRVREMR, via the coding sequence ATGAGTGATGATGCAGTCAAACAAATGAAGCAGGCCGTTGCCAAAGCTGCTGCCGATCGCGTGCAGTCTGGAATGATTGTCGGCTTGGGTACTGGGTCAACCACGGCCTTTGTGATTCAATTTTTGGGCGATCGCCTGCGCAATGGAGAACTGAGCAATATTGCTGGTGTGCCTACCTCGTTTCAAGCCTCTGTTCTCGCCAAAAAGTACGGCATTCCCCTTGTCACCCTCGATGATGTGGAGAAATTGGACATTGCGATTGACGGTGCCGATGAAGTGGATCCCGCCAAAAACCTGATCAAAGGGGGTGGGGCGGCTCATACCCGTGAAAAAATTGTTGACTCCCTTGCAGATCAGTTCTTGGTGGTGGTGGACAGCAGCAAACTGGTGCAGAAATTGGGTGCTACTTTCCCTGTGCCCGTGGAAGTTTTACCCTTTGCCGTGGCTCCGGTGACCCGTGCCCTGAAAGCTCTTGGGGGTCAGCCCGAACTGCGCATGGGGATAAAAAAAGATGGCCCAGTAGTCACCGATCAAGGCAACCTTGTCCTTGATGTCAAATTTGATGACATTGCAAACCCTGCTGAACTGGAAAAAACGATTAACAACATCCCTGGGGTTGTCGAAAATGGCCTGTTTGTCAACGTAGCCGATGTCATCCTCATTGGTGAGATTGTGGATGGCCAACCTCGTGTGCGTGAAATGCGCTAG
- a CDS encoding tetratricopeptide repeat protein, with the protein MGIFGWPTALPLKKAWQLYQQQQWSGAQQLARQVIERSPQPEAYYLLGLIAEQLGQPLEARRAYEQAIALDPWHAPAHYRLALVLHDLLAQPAAALPHYQRALEVKPEWVEAHSNLGNAYLDLGDTERAIACYQKALSLNPDLPTTLYNLGLCLHSQGKLTEASACYEQSLYLEPSQADVHNNLGSVYLELKNYAAAIPQFQAALSANPELLAAHYNLGYALHLQGNLAAARDRYQEVLLRDNKHQQALLQLGQISLSEADFTGAISYYQRCLSLDPLNSAAHAGLATALLETGDPQAALHHFRQAVALDPDVVDVRLNFALVLLMLGHFREGWEEYEWRWQQPTGGLRSYPQPRWQGQSLEGKTLFVYSEQGLGDCIQFVRLLPLMARRAQWVIFAAYPPLVRLCQTLPRIQVISTEEVPPVFDYHTPLLSLPRYLGIDKDHFPKFSPYFQLPTPLPRSIFNVSKPRIGLVWASHSQTRTTAQRSCPLEYFLPLLREFDVQWYSLQKERSPAEAEQLRQVGVIDCQPYMGDFLDTALLIQQLDAVVTIDTAVAHLAGALGKPLWILLPFVADWRWFWQQSRSPWYPSAQLIRQPHRGDWQGAIAQLRTALQAHYRMLNNGIPN; encoded by the coding sequence AAGGCTTGGCAACTTTATCAGCAACAGCAGTGGAGCGGGGCACAGCAATTGGCACGTCAAGTGATTGAACGTTCGCCGCAGCCAGAGGCCTACTATTTGTTGGGGTTGATTGCTGAGCAACTGGGGCAACCCCTTGAGGCACGGCGAGCCTATGAACAGGCGATCGCCCTCGATCCGTGGCATGCCCCTGCCCACTATCGGCTGGCTTTGGTTCTCCATGATCTTCTGGCGCAACCCGCTGCTGCCCTACCCCACTATCAACGCGCCCTTGAGGTGAAGCCGGAGTGGGTGGAAGCCCATAGTAACCTCGGCAATGCCTATCTGGACTTAGGAGACACTGAACGAGCGATCGCCTGCTACCAAAAAGCCCTCTCCCTAAATCCGGACTTGCCCACAACGCTGTATAACTTAGGACTCTGCCTGCACTCCCAAGGCAAACTCACCGAGGCCAGTGCCTGCTATGAACAGTCGCTGTATCTCGAACCCAGTCAGGCGGATGTCCACAACAATCTCGGCAGTGTCTATTTGGAATTAAAAAACTACGCCGCGGCCATTCCGCAGTTTCAAGCTGCCCTCAGCGCCAATCCAGAACTATTGGCAGCCCATTACAATCTGGGTTATGCCCTTCATTTACAGGGAAACCTTGCAGCGGCTCGCGATCGCTACCAAGAAGTGCTCCTGCGGGATAACAAGCACCAACAGGCGCTATTGCAACTGGGTCAAATTTCCCTCAGCGAAGCCGACTTTACGGGAGCAATCAGCTACTACCAACGCTGTTTGAGTCTTGACCCCCTCAATAGTGCGGCTCATGCCGGGTTGGCCACAGCGCTCTTGGAAACTGGGGATCCGCAAGCAGCCCTCCACCACTTTCGCCAAGCTGTCGCCTTGGATCCCGATGTCGTGGATGTGCGCCTCAACTTTGCCCTTGTTCTTCTGATGCTAGGGCACTTTCGAGAGGGATGGGAGGAATACGAATGGCGCTGGCAGCAACCCACGGGCGGATTACGCTCCTATCCTCAACCCCGCTGGCAAGGTCAATCCTTAGAGGGGAAAACCCTCTTTGTCTATAGTGAGCAGGGTCTGGGGGACTGCATTCAATTTGTGCGTTTACTGCCCTTGATGGCGCGGCGTGCCCAATGGGTAATTTTTGCTGCCTATCCGCCCTTGGTGCGCCTCTGTCAAACACTGCCGCGGATTCAGGTGATCAGTACCGAGGAGGTACCGCCGGTTTTTGACTACCACACCCCTCTGTTGAGTTTGCCTCGCTACTTGGGTATTGATAAAGACCACTTTCCCAAGTTCAGTCCCTATTTTCAGTTACCCACCCCCCTGCCCCGGAGTATCTTTAATGTGTCCAAACCGCGGATTGGTCTCGTCTGGGCCAGCCATAGCCAAACACGCACCACGGCGCAGCGGTCTTGTCCCCTTGAGTACTTCCTGCCCCTACTGCGGGAATTCGATGTCCAATGGTATAGCCTGCAAAAGGAGCGATCGCCAGCGGAAGCGGAACAACTACGGCAGGTGGGGGTGATTGACTGTCAGCCCTATATGGGGGATTTTCTGGATACGGCGCTGTTGATCCAGCAGCTCGATGCAGTGGTTACGATTGATACAGCCGTCGCCCACTTGGCAGGTGCCCTAGGGAAACCGCTGTGGATCCTGTTGCCCTTTGTGGCGGATTGGCGGTGGTTCTGGCAGCAATCGCGATCGCCTTGGTATCCTTCGGCGCAGTTAATTCGCCAGCCCCACCGGGGTGATTGGCAAGGGGCGATCGCCCAATTGCGTACTGCCCTTCAGGCCCACTATCGGATGCTCAACAATGGGATACCCAATTGA